The Lycium ferocissimum isolate CSIRO_LF1 chromosome 1, AGI_CSIRO_Lferr_CH_V1, whole genome shotgun sequence genome includes a region encoding these proteins:
- the LOC132067137 gene encoding uncharacterized protein LOC132067137: MADTSKLHPATTVTNIKSCIPIVLDYEGSQYNNWATLFKLHCRANLVIDHILPPASPTVPPPATAAEKLATKALWERLDDIDNKSARALALDAKFTNTKLVDFSTVNASCTS, encoded by the exons ATGGCTGACACCTCCAAGTTGCACCCTGCGACTACAGTCACCAATATCAAATCATGCATTCCTATTGTTCTTGACTATGAAGGCAGCCAATACAACAACTGGGCTACCCTCTTCAAGCTCCATTGCCGAGCAAACTTGGTGATCGACCATATACTACCTCCTGCCTCCCCCACCGTGCCACCACCGGCAACGGCAGCCGAGAAACTTGCTACGAAAGCTCTATGGGAACGGCTAGATGACATT GACAACAAATCGGCTAGGGCTCTTGCTCTTGATGCAAAATTCACCAACACCAAATTGGTGGACTTTTCGACTGTGAACGCATCTTGCACCAGTTAA